One Dethiosulfovibrio faecalis genomic window carries:
- a CDS encoding EutN/CcmL family microcompartment protein: protein MKLARVVGNVVATRKDDRLVGHKLLIVRLLSPRGDGDLGPSVKGENFMVAVDMVGAGIGEDVIVCSGSSAAKSSGVPDAPIDGAIVGIVDSADVDPREVG, encoded by the coding sequence ATGAAGTTGGCCAGGGTCGTAGGCAACGTGGTAGCTACCAGAAAAGACGATCGACTTGTCGGACATAAGCTGCTGATAGTTCGTCTCCTCTCCCCCAGGGGGGACGGCGATCTAGGCCCTTCCGTTAAAGGAGAAAATTTTATGGTGGCGGTCGATATGGTCGGTGCCGGTATAGGAGAGGACGTTATAGTCTGTTCCGGCAGCTCTGCCGCTAAATCCTCCGGTGTTCCGGATGCCCCTATCGACGGCGCTATAGTCGGTATTGTCGATTCTGCCGACGTGGACCCAAGAGAGGTCGGTTAG